The genome window AATTTCTTTATTAGACTTCAGAGTACCCGCATCCAAAGCCTTTTTTCTTAAGACTTGTACTGCTTTCATCGTATCTGCAGCTTGAAGCTTATAAGCGTTACCCAAGTTTTGGGTCCACTGTAACTTACTGCCCATCATATTGAATGCCTGTGGAAACGATATGATAGATTTGACACTATCGTTCCACGATTGTGCCTTGAGTGCATTTTGTAATGCATCACCCTTTAAAGAAGCATTGCTGTTTCGCCAGTTATAGGCTTCAGCCACTTCTAATGGGTAGGTGGAAGCCAGCAACATCAGCGAGAGCAAGGAATCTGGGTAAAGCGCGATTGGAGAAACCAATGACTGTAATTGCGCAGTAGAAATGGTTTGTGGGCCAGCGTTATAACTTGAATCTTGAGTGTAGCCTTGGTTGCCGTAGCCGCCGCTTTGCATATAACCCTGAGGGTAATAATATCCACTCTCCTGATATGGGCCAGGGTTCATGACGCATCCGTTCAGGAGGGATCCGCAAGCAATCGTCACTAGCGCAAGTAATCCACCCTTGTTATTCCATGCGGAAATATTTTTTTGACTTACCTGTTTCATGTCTGCCTCAGTATCGATCTCACTTTACTACTTTGCATTTAAATAGGAATTAACCTGGTCTAAATAAATATCCAGAGCGTGCTTTCTCTCTACGCTTATGCATAACGGCACTTAAAAGTCCAAAGATAGCCCAAATGGCTAAGAAGGGATCTAAGAGGTAGTCCCAAAGATTGGGAGACTCATGCCAATGAACACCCCAAGCAATGATGGCTAAACCAATAATCCAAACTCCCTTGGTCCAATGAGCAAGTCCGCAGATCACGGCAAATACCAAAACAACAATAAAAAACGCAATAGAGCCGTATCCCCATACATAAGGATCAATCATGCCAAGACCCAATGCAAAAGGATAAAAACCTAATGCAATGATGGCGACGCTGAACTTGAATGCCATTGGAGTACCCTTCTTGACTGGCAGCAAGGTGGACCACAACAATAAAGTACTCACAATACTCAAATCACCCACTACACCACGTACGTAAGCTGCCAACGGAAGCTCCATAGACATTCCGAGAGGCCAGAAAAAGAGATTCGCAAGAATCAGAAGTAATATTGCTTTTGCGCCAAATGGGAACTCTTGCCCAGAAAGCTTCTGAATCCCCCAAATCAAGATGAGAGAGCTAGTGATAGACATCTCTATCAAGGCGAAGGTTTGCATCAGATTGTTCATTATTGTGCCTCCTTCACATCAGCAACGGGTTCGTTATTCGTCTGCACTGGCAATTGACTATAGGCACGAGCAAGCCATGGACTTGAAAAATAGAGGTGGCGGATTTTTTTACGATCCCAGGTATAGACCAAATGTGCGTCATTACCAGTAGCGCTGATGAGATAAGGATAAGAAAACTCTTTACGCTCCGGATCAGGCAAGGCCTCATCATTCTCTAGCGTTTCAATCACGTGCCATTGCCCTGATTTAGGATTGCTCATCATCAATACCAAGCGATGGCGCCCCGCTTCAATATTATTGAGCACCAAAATATGGGCACCATTCTGAAGAGTCAATCCTGCAACTGCAGAATTCGGATTGGCAATCTCAAGATCGGCAACTGACTGCCATGATTGGCCTGCATTTTGAGTATGGCTTACAGGAATCTGCTTTGGCTGCCCTGCGCTTCTTGTCTGGCGGAAATATGCAGTAGCCTCTTGTGACTCATTGACAAATACTGCTGGCTGAATAGCGCCACGACCGGAACTCATACGTCGTTTATCGATGACTTGACCTGCATCTAATCTTAAAAACTCGCCAAAGCGTCCAATCCACTCATGATAAGCAGGCAGCCCTAAACGCCCATCAGCAAAGTGGATTGCGGGCGACTTCACTAAAGTGCTTAAATTAATCAGAGGCGAAGTAATCAAGCGCTGAGGACGACCCCAAGTCAAGCCATCATCATCGGAAAGTATCGTGGATATAGAGCTTCCAGCCCAACCGCCAATGGAGACGGTAACAAAAAACAATTGCAGACGACCATCCGTTAAACGTGCAGGCACAGGATTGCCTAGCTTTGCGATGTAGCGTGATAAGCCTTTTTCTGCAGCCACACGATCGATGA of Polynucleobacter sp. AP-Titi-500A-B4 contains these proteins:
- a CDS encoding exo-alpha-sialidase: MSRVIALCFLLLAAVVGFIHIDSRPVWAPFSVNEVVVLEVDEADKADKADKAPVETKTTAKTKAPSQIPIPNPRTDWLPDTGAPSVHAASLIALKDGSVRAFWFAGSREGAADVVINTAVFDPKANSWAAPTVVIDRVAAEKGLSRYIAKLGNPVPARLTDGRLQLFFVTVSIGGWAGSSISTILSDDDGLTWGRPQRLITSPLINLSTLVKSPAIHFADGRLGLPAYHEWIGRFGEFLRLDAGQVIDKRRMSSGRGAIQPAVFVNESQEATAYFRQTRSAGQPKQIPVSHTQNAGQSWQSVADLEIANPNSAVAGLTLQNGAHILVLNNIEAGRHRLVLMMSNPKSGQWHVIETLENDEALPDPERKEFSYPYLISATGNDAHLVYTWDRKKIRHLYFSSPWLARAYSQLPVQTNNEPVADVKEAQ